The window AAAAGAACGTATGAACTGTAGCCTTCATCAATCAGGTGCATAAGTGTTTCAAGATGCTTTTTGCCCCTGGCGGTTGGTGCATCCGGGAATAATGCCCTTCCATCCTCAACCAGTGTGGCTGATTTAACTTCTATAAATGATCGTTCGTACTGAAAGTCTATCCTGCTATCACCCACGGTTACCTCTCTTTTAAATCCTTCCTTTATGAATAGGGCAGCAATGTTTGAATGAAATCTGGAATCGTTAAAGGTCCATACATTATTATTCCTGCAGAAGGTGACTGAATACATTGTTTTCTTTCCCTGGGCCATCCTTATCTTTATGGCGTTGCCGGGGTATATCAGCTCCTCAAGCCTGCCCGGGTCATGCATATGCACCGGGATTTCCCTGCCATCAAC of the Ferroplasma sp. genome contains:
- the sfsA gene encoding DNA/RNA nuclease SfsA: MTPFIQRKPGFSVINFPELIDARVISRPNRFLVMASVDGREIPVHMHDPGRLEELIYPGNAIKIRMAQGKKTMYSVTFCRNNNVWTFNDSRFHSNIAALFIKEGFKREVTVGDSRIDFQYERSFIEVKSATLVEDGRALFPDAPTARGKKHLETLMHLIDEGYSSYVLFLIFNENARCFSPNESRDPAFSWAYYRALDYGVKFRFLVFSSDNGSVNFSHTVERCH